In the genome of Podospora pseudocomata strain CBS 415.72m chromosome 2 map unlocalized CBS415.72m_2.2, whole genome shotgun sequence, one region contains:
- the SLX1 gene encoding Slx4p interacting protein (COG:L; EggNog:ENOG503NZP6), with amino-acid sequence MTPQPRPIPALYCVYILRSTVRHSSLYIGSTPNPPRRLSQHNGVVKGGAVRTSRNSLRPWEMVALVSGFASSTAALKFEWALTNPHTSLHIPSESRLAFSTQRKRNGQPKRPPKSLSSILSNLHLLLSVPSFARWPLRVHFFKRDVHAAWGRWCGKVERELRGSLPVVTDFGEDEGAVVARASASEPLGVVGEGLDGDGGGEEVPTWGIYGLPLDYAPLKEYVAKGQDIFVFERQGSCVVCKEEIDHGEGGLHAVCSNEGCEGVGHLRCWGRYLLKSEEGGGEGAILPVGGRCPRCKGEVHWGTMMKELTLRVRGQKEVENLLKVKRKRAPRKKTAKTKETGEEDG; translated from the exons ATGACCCCCCAACCTAGACCGATCCCCGCCCTCTACTGCGTCTACATCCTCCGCTCCACCGTCCGCCACTCCTCCCTCTACATCGGctcaacacccaacccaccccgcCGCCTGAGCCAGCACAACGGGGTCGTCAAAGGCGGAGCAGTGCGCACATCACGAAACTCCCTCCGGCCATGGGAGATGGTCGCTTTGGTCTCTGGTTTTGCCAGCTCAACTGCCGCTTTGAAGTTTGA ATGGGCTCTAACAAACCCACACACATCATTGCACATACCATCTGAATCTCGCCTTGCGTTTTCTACCCAGCGGAAGAGGAATGGGCAGCCGAAGAGACCGCCGAAGAGTTTGAGTTCGATTTTGTCAAACTTGcacttgttgttgtcggtgcCGAGTTTTGCGAGGTGGCCGTTGAGGGTGCATTTTTTTAAGAGGGATGTGCATGCTgcgtgggggaggtggtgtgggaaggtggagagggaatTGAGGGGGAGTTTACCGGTTGTGAcggattttggggaggatgagggggctgtggtggcgagggcgtcgGCTTCGGAACCGTTGGGTGTGGtaggggaggggttggatggggacgggggaggggaggaggtgccgACTTGGGGGATATATGGCTTGCCGTTGGATTATGCGCCGCTTAAGGAGTATGTGGCGAAGGGGCAGGATATCTTTGTGTTTGAGAGGCAGGGGAGTTGCGTGGTGtgcaaggaggagattgaccatggggaggggggactaCATGCTGTTTGCTCGAATGAGGGGTGTGAAGGGGTGGGACATttgaggtgttgggggaggtatTTGCTGAAaagcgaggagggaggtggagagggggcaATATTgccggtgggagggaggtgtccGAGGTGTAAGGGTGAGGTACATTGGGggacgatgatgaaggaGTTGACGTTGAGGGTTAGGGGGCAGAAGGAGGTGGAAAATTTGctgaaggtgaagaggaaaagggcTCCAAGGAAAAAGACGGCGAAGACGAAGGAAActggtgaagaggatggtTGA
- the sap61 gene encoding Pre-mRNA-splicing factor sap61 (EggNog:ENOG503NU4F; COG:A) — MLLEEQRYIHEDLERLEQGIADRMGDEPKQIRDRLNRDHEVSQLLDQIQKQSAILLSLYEDKAGERSKEILDISSGDPFKEFNAQYNKIKEHHGNYPSEQAENSEQWYKPRKGPDQPYIVESMFSGEEAYGRYFDLHTCHEAYLNLPNAKRLAYLQYLEVFDDFQPGKGGIKRADKLTDDYFKYLGDLASYLESFMRRTRPLENLDKVYEGWEKEFETAWEKDEVPGWQKEAAAAKKNAMSRNLSTSEAVWCEACEKEFKNENVYKGHLNGRKHIKAAEILAKWEETAAVGDSHAPVALAHRLRERAVAEREFRVRKLTSAMSTEKDDTRVNVERRQGMTERERAQELENFYNMSNTPQNQAPEEEEDNDDDDKIYNPLKLPLAWDGKPIPFWLYRLHGLGQEFPCEICGNFVYRGRRAFDKHFNETNHITNLKRLGITNTYLFRDITSIAEAMRLWEKIQREEKKHHVDDGSVVQMEDAEGNVMPEKVYLDLQKQGLL, encoded by the exons atgttgttggaggagcagagatACATCCATGAGGACCTGGAGCGCCTCGAGCAGGGAATTGCAGATCGCATGGGCGATGAACCAAAACAG ATCCGCGATCGCTTGAACCGTGACCATGAAGTCTCCCAATTGCTCGACCAGATCCAAAAACAGTCGGCCATCCTCCTATCCCTCTACGAAGATAAAGCCGGCGAACGATCAAAAGAAATCTTGGACATCAGCTCCGGTGATCCATTCAAAGAGTTCAACGCCCAGTacaacaagatcaaagagCACCACGGGAACTACCCCAGCGAGCAGGCCGAGAATTCAGAACAATGGTACAAGCCGCGGAAGGGGCCCGATCAGCCATACATTGTGGAGAGCATGTTCTCGGGCGAGGAAGCATATGGACGATATTTCGATTTGCACACCTGCCACGAGGCGTACCTGAACTTGCCAAACGCGAAGCGCTTGGCCTATCTGCAGTACCTCGAGGTGTTTGACGACTTTCAGCCAGGGAAGGGCGGAATCAAGCGGGCAGATAAGTTGACGGACGACTACTTCAAGTACCTGGGTGACCTTGCCTCATACTTGGAGTCTTTTATGCGACGGACTCGCCCACTAGAGAACCTTGACAAGGTGTATGAGggctgggagaaggagtttgagacGGCATGGGAGAAGGACGAGGTGCCGGGGTGGCAAAAGgaagcagcggcagccaagaagaacGCGATGTCGCGCAACCTTTCGACATCTGAGGCGGTGTGGTGTGAGGCCTGCGAGAAGGAGTTCAAGAATGAGAACGTCTACAAGGGGCACTTGAATGGGCGGAAACATATCAAGGCCGCCGAGATCTTGGCCAAGTGGGAGGAAAcagctgctgttggagaCAGCCATGCGCCTGTTGCGCTGGCGCATCGTCTGAGGGAACGCGCTGTTGCCGAGAGAGAGTTTAGGGTCAGGAAGCTCACTAGTGCCATGAGTACCGAAAAGGACGATACTCGTGTGAACGTGGAGCGACGGCAGGGTATGACAGAGCGCGAACGCGCCCAAGAGTTGGAGAACTTTTACAACATGTCAAACACCCCACAGAATCAAGCgcccgaagaggaggaggacaacgacgatgacgacaagatctacaaccccctcaaacttCCGCTGGCCTGGGACGGCAAGCCGATCCCCTTCTGGCTGTACCGTCTCCACGGCTTGGGCCAGGAATTTCCCTGCGAGATTTGCGGCAACTTCGTGTACAGAGGCCGTCGCGCGTTCGACAAGCACTTCAACGAGACGAATCACATCACGAACTTGAAGCGTCTCGGCATCACGAATACCTATCTGTTTCGAGACATCACCTCGATTGCAGAGGCCATGAGGCTCTGGGAAAAGATCcaaagggaggagaagaagcatcATGTGGATGACGGGTCAGTTGTGCAGATGGAGGATGCTGAGGGCAATGTCATGCCTGAGAAGGTTTACCTTGATCTTCAGAAGCAGGGTCTGTTGTAG
- the FAL1 gene encoding RNA helicase (EggNog:ENOG503NWJ1; COG:A): protein MKARTHGRTRASTRACSLSAGVWPGKSLGGSRCSCAAPQPKLSRRLNFQQRIPLELLFKLASTHLNHIRPSTIHSTPSLTVCANSKIKMAEGGIDRKADEKLTFSTSKEVTVHPTFESMSLKESLLRGIYAYGYESPSAVQSRAIVQICKGRDTIAQAQSGTGKTATFSISMLQVIDTAVRETQALVLSPTRELATQIQSVVMALGDYMNVQCHACIGGTNVGEDIRKLDYGQHIVSGTPGRVADMIRRRHLRTRHIKMLVLDEADELLNQGFREQIYDVYRYLPPATQVVVVSATLPHDVLTMTTKFMTDPVRILVKRDELTLEGLKQYFIAVEKEDWKFDTLCDLYDTLTITQAVIFCNTRRKVDWLTDKMREANFTVSSMHGDMPQKERDSIMQDFRQGNSRVLISTDVWARGIDVQQVSLVINYDLPSNRENYIHRIGRSGRFGRKGVAINFVTTEDVRILRDIELYYSTQIDEMPMNVADLIA, encoded by the exons ATGAAAGCACGGACGCACGGACGCACGCGCGCGTCCACGCGAGCTTGTTCACTTTCTGCCGGAGTTTGGCCGGGGAAAAGTTTGGGTGGGTCGCGCTGTTCTTGCGCCGCCCCACAGCCCAAGTTGTCGCGCCGCCTCAACTTTCAGCAGCGCATTCCACTAGAACTTTTGTTTAAGCTTGCTTCaacccacctcaaccacataCGTCCATCAACCATACACAGCACCCCATCTCTCACCGTTTGCGCCAACTCGAAAATCAAGATGGCTGAAGGTGGTATTGATCGCAAGGCCGATGAGAAACTCACGTTCTCAACCTCGAAGGAGGTCACGGTCCACCCAACTTTCGAGTCCATGTCATTGAAGG AGAGTCTCCTTCGTGGTATCTATGCCTACGGCTACGAGTCGCCGTCCGCCGTCCAGTCCAGAGCTATCGTTCAGATTTGCAAAGGTCGCGATACCATTGCCCAAGCCCAATCCGGTACTGGTAAAACGGCAACTTTCTCCATTAGTATGCTCCAAGTCATCGATACCGCTGTGCGCGAGACCCAGGCTCTTGTCCTTTCACCAACCCGCGAACTTGCGACACAGATTCAGAGCGTTGTCATGGCGTTGGGTGATTATATGAACGTGCAGTGCCATGCCTGCATTGGTGGAACAAACGTGGGCGAGGATATTCGCAAGCTCGACTACGGCCAGCACATCGTATCCGGCACCCCTGGCCGTGTTGCCGACATGATCAGACGTCGCCACTTGCGCACCCGCCATATCAAGATGTTGGTTCTGGATGAAGCCGACGAACTGCTCAACCAGGGTTTCCGAGAGCAGATCTACGATGTGTACCGCTACCTGCCACCCGCCACTcaggttgtggttgtgtcCGCTACTCTTCCCCACGATGTCCTTACCATGACGACCAAGTTCATGACCGATCCGGTTCGTATTCTCGTCAAGCGTGACGAGTTGACGCTCGAAGGCCTCAAGCAATACTTCATTGCCGTCGAAAAGGAGGACTGGAAGTTTGACACCCTGTGCGATCTCTACGATACCCTTACCATCACCCAAGCCGTAATTTTCTGCAACACAAGGAGAAAGGTCGACTGGTTGACAGATAAGATGAGAGAGGCCAACTTCACTGTCAGCAGTATGCACGGTGACATGCCACAAAAGGAGCGTGACAGCATTATGCAGGATTTCAGACAGGGCAACAGCAGAGTGTTGATCTCGACCGATGTGTGGGCTCGTGGTATCGACGTTCAACAAGTCAGTCTGGTCATCAACTACGACCTTCCCAGCAATCGTGAGAACTACATCCACCGCATCGGTCGTTCGGGCAGGTTCGGGCGTAAGGGTGTCGCTATCAACTTCGTAACGACGGAGGATGTGCGCATCCTCCGCGATATCGAGT TGTATTACTCCACTCAGATCGACGAAATGCCCATGAACGTGGCCGACCTCATTGCTTGA
- a CDS encoding uncharacterized protein (EggNog:ENOG502S025): MSSPSNVTFPNLTSNPDETYQVNIIACAVITWVIGATFVGLRFYTRGILLQNILGAEDWLILLALVFAAATCAGLIEQAVYGLGKHTLDINPDLIIPMARAGWYTILYYLLTLLLTKLSLLLLYLRLLTYHRARYYVHLILLIVILTNGLWTLTTVLTACLPLPAFWDKATYPNAYCHPRPFWLGNTGLHIGTDILLYILPLPIIANLQMKPKQKAMLYGVFALGFFVCTISAVRLWDLIEQYSRSDFTFDNVSIAYLTCIEINAAIACACCMTLKPLVSKLFPRFFSGSNSDSLETSGDVEAGPDDAGRVAEQKGRNPPTIGSKPSRRVGDQDKETWISMYQSQRDSDSLELQERDIVEAEKGASQAIAEK, encoded by the exons ATGTCTTCTCCGAGCAATGTCACCTTTCCAAAtctcacctccaaccccgaTGAGACCTACCaggtcaacatcatcgccTGTGCCGTGATCACATGGGTTATTGGAGCAACATTTGTAGGACTGCGGTTCTACACCCGAGGGATCTTACTTCAAAACATCCTCGGAGCAGAAGACTGGCTTATACTACTGGCATTGGTCtttgcagcagcaacatGTGCAGGCCTGATTGAGC AAGCGGTTTACGGCCTAGGAAAACACACACTAGATATCAACCccgacctcatcatcccaatGGCGAGG GCAGGCTGGTACACAATCCTCTACTACCTCCTAACCCTCCTCCTAACCaaactctccctcctcctcctctacctCCGCCTCCTAACCTACCACCGCGCCCGCTACTACGTCCACCtaatcctcctcatcgtcatcctcactAACGGCCTCTGGACCCTCACCACCGTTCTAACCGCctgcctccccctccccgccttcTGGGACAAAGCAACTTACCCAAACGCCTACTGCCACCCACGCCCCTTCTGGCTAGGGAACACAGGCCTCCACATCGGCACCGATATCCTTTTatacatcctccccctccccataaTCGCCAACCTGCAAATGAAGCCAAAACAAAAGGCCATGCTATACGGTGTTTTCGCTTTGGGTTTCTT TGTCTGCACAATATCGGCAGTCCGCCTATGGGACTTGATCGAGCAATACTCCCGCTCCGACTTCACCTTTGACAACGTCAGCATCGCCTACCTAACCTGCATCGAGAtcaacgccgccatcgccTGCGCGTGCTGCATGACGCTCAAGCCGTTGGTCAGCAAGCTGTTCCCGAGGTTCTTTTCCGGGTCCAATAGCGACAGCTTGGAAACGTCAGGGGATGTGGAAGCTGGGCCTGATGACGCTGGCAGAGTCGCGGAGCAAAAGGGAAGGAATCCGCCTACTATTGGGTCGAAGCCTTCACGGAGGGTGGGCGATCAGGATAAGGAGACGTGGATTTCAATGTACCAGAGTCAGAGGGATAGCGACAGTTTAGAGCTGCAGGAGAGGGACATCGtggaggctgagaagggggCGTCGCAAGCAATAGCAGAGAAATAA
- a CDS encoding uncharacterized protein (EggNog:ENOG503P3JT; COG:T) has translation MPRVWATFLTYFHEYLIPTPLMREFAGQLILVLHFAHASSVIYTDIRQPNIMIKFQDTSLIKSELPIDHPTPTQSRTEAKYTPILNRSVIGCYTTVDPRSDPTLIL, from the exons ATGCCTCGTGTTTGGGCTACTTTCCTTACTTACTTCCACGAGTACCtcattcccacccccttgATGAGGGAGTTCGCTGGCCAGCTCATACTCGTACTTCATTTTGCCCACGCAAGCAGTGTCATTTATACTG ATATCAGACAACCCAACATCATGATCAAATTCCAAGATACATCCCTCATCAAGTCTGAACTCCCCATCgaccacccaaccccaacacaaAGCCGAACCGAGGCAAAGTACACTCCGATCCTAAACCGTTCCGTAATAGGCTGCTACACCACCGTCGACCCCAGAAGCGACCCAACGCTTATTCTCTAA
- a CDS encoding uncharacterized protein (COG:E; COG:G; COG:P; EggNog:ENOG503NXDP): MESTHQPADPIAKGILPTAKQGVRDLFNFKQRIVVTDHLGHTRTEWARPIPLKNPISLLAQLSARDWLFFIVGFAAWTADAFDFHALSIQQKKLADYYGTTKTEISTAITLTLLLRSIGAAMFGLAGDKWGRKWPMVFNMIVLGVLQIATIYSSTFQQFLAVRALFGLFMGGVYGNAIAMALENSPVDTRGLMSGILQQGYSLGYVCAACANLGVGGATESWKTVFWIAAAISIFVGLVRCLFPESRQFLEARAAGKAQANPSAFWKETRVMLAQEWKMCVYCIILMTWFNYYSHTSQDSYTTFMLTQKELENAGASRASIIMKAGACVGGTIIGYISQWFGRRRTIIVASLISMALIPAWILPTDEGGLSASGFFMQFFVQGAWGVIPIHLNELSPPAFRSSFPGITYQLGNMISSPSAQIVNAIAESTFVVSASGKMVEAYGPVMGIATAIIAFGIATWVAVGPEKRGREFEKVLPAGMNIMQEGTRANDLESGSASNDEGKGETSELETVPTKGLSEK; encoded by the exons ATGGAGTCAACGCATCAGCCAGCTGATCCCATCGCCAAGGGAATTCTTCCTACAGCAAAGCAAGGCGTAAGGGATTTATTCAACTTCAAGCAACGAATCGTCGTCACAGATCACCTTGGTCATACAAGGACAGAATGGGCGCGTCCGATCCCTCTCAAGAACCCCATCAGCCTGTTAGCCCAGTTATCAGCGCGCGATTggctcttcttcatcgtcggctTCGCAGCCTGGACAGCAGATGCCTTTGACTTCCACGCTCTTTCGATTCAGCAAAAGAAGCTGGCTGATTACTATGGCACAACAAAGACCGAAATATCTACCGCTATCACGCTCACACTGCTGCTTCGATCAATAGGCGCGGCGATGTTCGGCCTCGCTGGTGACAAGTGGGGACGGAAATGGCCCATGGTGTTCAACATGATTGTATTGGGTGTGTTGCAGATTGCCACAATCTACAGCAGCACGTTCCAGCAGTTTTTGGCTGTCAGAGCCCTGTTTGGCTTGTTCATGGGCGGAGT CTACGGCAATGctatcgccatggccctaGAGAACAGCCCAGTCGACACCCGCGGCCTCATGTCTGGAATCCTCCAGCAAGGATACTCGCTCGGATATGTGTGCGCTGCTTGTGCCAAtctgggtgttggtggcgcGACGGAGAGCTGGAAGACAGTCTTTTGGATTGCCGCCGCCATTTCGATCTTTGTTGGCCTCGTGCGTTGTCTCTTCCCCGAGTCTAGGCAGTTCCTCGAAGCTCGCGCTGCTGGCAAGGCGCAGGCAAACCCCTCTGCGTTCTGGAAGGAAACGCGGGTGATGCTTGCGCAAGAGTGGAAGATGTGCGTTTATTGCATTATTCTGATGACGTGGTTCAACT ACTACAGCCACACCTCCCAAGACAGCTACACGACCTTTATGCTGACGCAGAAGGAGCTCGAGAACGCTGGAGCCAGTCGGGCAAGTATCATCATGAAGGCCGGCGCTTGCGTGGGAGGGACCATCATCGGGTACATCTCCCAGTGGTTCGGCCGCCGCAGAACAATCATCGTCGCGTCGCTCATCAGCATGGCGCTCATCCCTGCGTGGATTCTCCCCACAGATGAAGGCGGTCTTTCAGCAAGCGGCTTCTTCATGCAATTCTTTGTCCAGGGTGCCTGGGGCGTGATTCCCATCCATTTGAATGAGCTCTCGCCACCTGCCTTCCGCTCATCCTTCCCAGGTATCACCTACCAGCTCGGCAATAtgatctcctccccatcagcgCAGATCGTCAATGCTATAGCCGAGAGCACGTTTGTTGTGAGTGCTTCTgggaagatggtggaggCGTATGGTCCCGTTATGGGCATCGCGACGGCGATTATCGCTTTTGGGATCGCGACGTGGGTTGCGGTTGGGCCGGAGAAGCGCGGGAGGGAGTTCGAGAAGGTGTTGCCGGCGGGGATGAATATTATGCAGGAGGGGACAAGGGCGAATGATCTTGAGTCTGGGTCGGCGAGTAATgatgaggggaagggggagactAGTGAGTTGGAGACGGTGCCGACTAAGGGGTTGAGTGAGAAGtaa
- a CDS encoding uncharacterized protein (COG:O; EggNog:ENOG50KOG0800) has product MSVPLQPYGLVFQRLQQRLARAAALLQEVSVPPPSLDRQSNASTQDDSDRGWMRSGDMYDDNDDNDDNNDDDNEDNDDDSDGPNHIQEYYDGFDQYPPETRSMLQVAISIKRTRAGDIFHMLVTAGPLIGLRLFVINRPSCVGPTLGILMTKFADRHVGSSTPDCAERFLTSPFYAPVISPRIEALHTQTTPPFTRDPTRRYGLTQPTIYTALGGNKNFMTWQHAMLYYILYQNVEHHLDGLIPSPTDIPQEQIPENMMQMDAYLAGRHYIPPSDIPEAITNALDTREINPEEEGVSCIICMENVEEGEEGAQIRIGSHDSFHKGCLTTWLRMRNTCPYCRARVYKRSDLVDSMAWLGRAPRRLGVIDWQRFHPGEIPWFASPAPPEAPAPTGEEGVGLGEPLQEAS; this is encoded by the coding sequence ATGTCGGTTCCACTACAACCATATGGGCTGGTCTTTCAGCGCCTTCAACAGCGACTGGCCCGCGCAGCAGCCTTGCTACAGGAAGTATCAGTACCCCCGCCATCCCTCGACCGTCAATCAAACGCGTCGACGCAAGATGACTCGGATAGAGGCTGGATGCGATCTGGTGACATGTACGATGACAATGACGACAATGATGACAACAACGACGATGACAATGaggacaacgacgacgacagcgacggcCCCAACCACATTCAGGAATATTACGATGGCTTCGATCAGTACCCTCCAGAGACAAGGTCCATGCTACAAGTTGCCATCAGCATCAAGCGCACACGCGCCGGCGATATCTTTCACATGCTTGTCACCGCCGGCCCTCTCATTGGTCTTCGACTCTTCGTCATCAACCGACCATCATGTGTCGGACCGACTCTTGGCATACTGATGACAAAGTTCGCCGATCGACACGTCGGCTCAAGTACCCCGGATTGCGCAGAGAGATTTCTCACCTCGCCTTTCTATGCACCGGTCATCTCCCCCCGCATCGAAGCGCTCCATACCCAAACGACTCCACCATTCACTAGGGACCCAACCCGTCGGTACGGGCTgacccaaccaaccattTACACGGCCCTCGGTGGAAACAAAAATTTCATGACTTGGCAACACGCCATGCTGTACTACATCCTCTATCAAAACGTCGAACATCACCTCGACGGGTTGATCCCCAGCCCTACCGACATCCCTCAAGAGCAGATACCGGAAAACATGATGCAGATGGATGCGTACCTTGCCGGAAGACATTACATCCCGCCGTCGGACATTCCAGAAGCAATCACCAACGCCCTGGACACCAGAGAGATCAAtcccgaggaagaaggagtgTCTTGCATTATATGCATGGAGAATgtcgaggaaggcgaggagggagcacAGATCAGAATCGGCTCTCACGATTCCTTCCACAAGGGCTGTCTCACCacttggttgaggatgaggaacaCGTGTCCCTATTGCAGAGCGAGGGTTTATAAGAGATCTGATTTGGTTGATAGTATGGCATGGCTGGGAAGAGCTCCCCGACGGTTGGGGGTTATTGATTGGCAGCGGTTCCACCCTGGAGAGATTCCTTGGTTTGCTTCCCCCGCGCCACCCGAGGCTCCTGCTCCAacaggtgaagaaggagtcGGGCTTGGAGAACCATTGCAAGAAGCATCATAG